The genomic region CACAAACTGGGAGCAGGCCACCACCAGGAAGTAGAGATTGAGGAAGAACTTGAACTGCTGGTAGAGAACCTGAGATGGGGAGCAGAAGACAGCGATTCAGCGGACATGTTGGCGAGGTGAGTCGAGGATGACGACGACAGCCGCAGAGGAAGACAAAAGAGGAGGGAGCAGCAAAGATGGATTTACTGTACAATGTTCCGTTGGTGTAACGAGTTAATGCTATTAACTTTACATTAACCTAATGGAAACCCAGAGAACTTGTGTTCCAAATGGCTTTCAGGGTACGGCCTTCCTGCAGCACGCACCTTGGTACAGTTGGTGCGTACGCTTTGCAGAATAAACAGATAACCACGATGATGAATGAAGGAGGAAAACTGGCCAACTTCCTTGAATCGCGCACACCAAAGTGCTACCTGCGACGTACCGAGGGCTCTTTGCTAATGGGCTATCCGTCAACGCGGATCCCTTCCTATTCCATTCATCTAAGGTCAGATTTTGAATAATGTTTGCAATAATGAGAGCCTTGCATCTCGTCACAGATTATCCGAGGCAACGCGATCAATTGATGGCGCTCTGCGGTTAATGAACCCCGTGACCtttaggggaaaaaaaatgcacactGCTGAACTCAATTTGTGTGCATTTAATAATTCATCGCGGTGGGAGCAAAACAGAGCCGGTGTGTTCGCCGTCGATGAGAAAATCTGCGTCTCTAACAGACGGTTGACATTTTATGGCCCGGGCCAAAGGCGGCTCCTCTTAATCATGGAACCATTCGGTTTTCTAATAAGTAAGTCTGATGGCTCTCTAATGTCCCCGACAGTGTAAACCATGAACCTAATGACAGAACAGTTAACAATTAGAACCAACGCATGCTACTGTGCTTTACACACTGTTAATGTGTGACATATTTCAACTGGAAGGGACGAAGGGCCACTGCGGGGACTGTAAAAGTGAATAACAGCGGGAACATTGACTTAAAATTAAAAGCCATAACCTCTGCGTTTACGTGCATTTAAAGTGACTTCAGTTACATAATCCGACTCACCCCAGGCACAAAGGTGAAGATGTTGTACTTCTGGTTTTTGATGGCGTTTTTGGGGTACTTCTCCTCACATTTCTCCGGGCAGCCGAGCCACACCGTCCTGgccttcagctccttcttccTCCGACAGACATGGGCCAGGCAGTCACAGCAGCTGAGAGAGGAAGACATTCAGTGGAGACCTCACACCGACCACATGCTACCAAAGTGATCGGGCACAAAGCTAACAATCAATTAGCTGTGTGCCCCGAAACATAAATGAATCCGCCGGTTACTTTCTTGATTAAAAGGATTTATTATTTgctctggaaaaagaaaataaattaaaacaatgtaagTGGCTTTAAGTGGCTCATTTTGTGCAATCGGCAAGTCCACCAAACACCAAGTGAATTCTTTGCGTGGCGCCATCACATAAAGTCAATGTCAAGATGTGACTAGATGACAACTTGTGCCGGACGACCTGAATAAGTTGACTTCAAATGAAGCTgcatcgcaaaaaaaaaaacgacaacctGACGATGTTAATCCAGATAAGGTCgaaacatttttgtatttgtctatGGGCAGCAATAACTCATACTTGTATAGAGACCATACAAAGCTCATACAAAACTTGACGATGACGTCACTGCCACAAAGTTAGCGCAGCATGGCTGTGATCGATCCAAACTCCAGTCACAATATCGCCATGAGGTGGATATTTCTGAAATGCTTTTGATCCGTTTGTTGCTAAGAAATCACAttaaaatcagtttattttgggTTCATACCACTGTAGTGAACTCGATGCATTCAGGAGGCCATTTGCTTTTTTTACATATTGGTTATTTGGACGATGGCTGATGACAGAAAGAAATGGTGGAAAGAAACATTGTTGACATCGACACGGAGATGAGCGCCTCAACTATACAAATAAACGCAAATGATCCTGCAGTCAAACTTGCTCCAGTGCCCGAGGTGAAAACAAATAGGCTTCGCAGCACCATCACCCAAGACAAAGAAGAGCAGGAAATTGTAACAGTCAAGAAGCTAGGAAATAGTTTggcatttctttgttttgcacCTTATCGCCTCAATTTTGACTAATTGTCTCAACCGTGTTTAGTTTGTGTCCTACTCTCAGGAACATGTCATGACctagtaaataaaaaacactggcTGATGTCTTGCAAATTTGGGATTTCATAAAGTCTTTTGTGTGGCTGATTGTGTCACCTTATGAAACAATTAAGTAGGGAAGGTGAAGCACAATAAACAATGTAGGGGACCTAAagcaataaaatgtgtttcattgaaataaaaaaaggaaaacaatatatatatatatatatatatatatatatatatatatatatatatatatatattcgtgcCAGTGTTAATTAGATCTTCAAGGCATCTTTTGACACGATTTCAATGATGAAAAGGTCCGTGTCTCTCCAGGAGGGAATGCCCTTGCTAATGCTGTGGGAGTTGTTGATTTCTCCTCATGCTGACTCCAACATACAAAGAACACCAGTGTTATTCTTGTGAGATTACCAAAGTCCTAAAAAGAGATTGGAAAGAAGAGATGGCTTGTGGGTTGACATTCACTTTTTGGAAAAAAGTATTTGACTTTCCATCAACCTGCTAATGACTACATTGGGGCTTATCTAGCATATCTGATATCAAACGCAAACAAAGGTGGGTGTAAATTACAATGAGAGCAGCTGTGAGCATGACCTAAACTGGcacctgaggggaggggggggggagagtgtcAGTGTATACCGTCATGCTGATCGACTTGGCTTTTCCACTTTTTAAGCAAGTTGGCAAAACACAAAGCTAAATAAATTGGTAGAAAAAATAAAGTCTTGTTTGCGTTGGCCTTGATGTTCTCTGCCTCTGTGCACTCCCGGTCCAGTTTCATAAGAGCGATTTATCTGAGCAAATGAATGCTATTCAAATAATATGCCATTTGAACAGTCTGGGCTTATTCAGCGtgaattatttgtgttttataatcCCACACTAAGCACACATAAAATTACTGGAAAGCATCAAACTGGTCAGCTGTGAAAAATCCGATTTGTTCATTAGTGGGTTGGGTTGTGGGGGGCTGGGGGTGGAGAGGAATCAATATGCAGCTTCAACCCGAGACGCACCACTAACGACCGGGCGGCACAGAAAACAGAATATTCTATGAAATTCCTCCATTGgtaaatgtttctgttttggATTTGTGCAAACATTTGGTTATAAATGTCACACATTGTTCtgccatgaacacacacacacacacacacacacaccaccaccccccccccccctcccctcccctcggAAAGGAGCATCTTTAGAGGGCAAAACCTGTCAAATGAATCATTAGCTGGATAAAAACGCACCgttctgtttgagctgaaaATCTTTTTGGACTGATGGTGCGCATCGAGGAACTCgaccaaaaaaaacacggcTTTATCCTCTCTGCACTTCACGCACAGCTACCGGTGCGTTTGAAATCCAAACTATCACACTGACTGACATTATACACTGCGCATACATTTAGAGAATGACAAAAACAGACAACTGGCAGAAGGTCCAAACGGAAGTACAAGTTATCGTAGGTTTCTTGGAAACTACCTGACCTAGCAGTGTGAATGAAAACTTGAACCAATACTCTGTGGCATCTATGTTTAGAGATCTTTTAAAGacaggcttaaaaaaaaaaaatactaatctCATACAAGCAGTGTATTAATAGTAAGAATATTATACCAAACGTTATATTAAAAACACCCAAGGCCACCCAGACTGTAGTTAGTAGATGAAACAGCAGAAATTGTTATAcagtttcttttgtgtttttagactTGGACTAAGGGAACAAGGGTACTTGTGGCTGGAGCACGAGTCGCATATCATTTCTTTCATGGCCACCAAGTcgaaaaaaaacccacacaggAGGCAACGATGCGATGGCGCAGAAATACCTGCCGCAGAGGACTTTCCACCCTCCGAGGAGGAACCAGCCAAGGCCTCTCCGTCTCTGGTTGACTCTGGCCCGGGGCAGCGTCTGGTAGTCGCTCTCGTCGTTCTCGAAGCCGTCCTCCGACATCATCAGAGGCATCTCGTCCAGGTTAGAGGGCTCATCTTCTACGGAGTATCTGCGAGGACAGAGCACGTCAGACATAAAAGACACGGAACGCAGAATTGAGATAGCTTGTGTGAATGAAGACGACACACAGAAAAAGCCCCACATTGAATCGTGAcaattttcaattttttttttttattggaccACGTGCTTTAAGATACAACCTGCACTCTCATTACAATAAACTCCTCTTTTAATCCCCATGGATGCTTAATGTACATGTGATCTATAGACAGGCCGTGTAGCCAAACTATGGACATTATGTAGTCGGTTAACAGTCAAGATTTAGGCTACATATGGCACAAGGTGTGCAAAGGCAAAGCTGAAAGCTAGTTAGCCCAGAGTGCGTCTCCTTTTCACAGTGTAAAGGACACAGTGGAAACACTCTCGAGAAGCACCCGATATATTATTCATGAGGCTCCTCTGAAAAGAATTCAATAAAACTAGGCAGTCTGTAGCCCGACAATAAAAACCTACATGGTGTAACAATACTGGCCAAGCCAACCTCAATCGAATGCAAGTGACATACTGAGAACcccacacacagagagccatGTATACAAAACgctgcaaacaaaaacacattaaaaatgaaCGAGAACCTGCAAATTACACACAAAATGGCCGCATTCATCAAACCACAGCCAACTTATATTGAAAAGCATAGACGCACCAAAAAAGTGAAAgtaattttgtatttgtaatacGTTGATATTTAAAATCAGTGAATCCATCTATTGAAACACTGATGAATGCGACAGGAGGCCTTTCAGAGACTGCAATGAGTATTGAGTACCAACGTGGATGTCAGAAGAAGAACGGCTCTCTTGGTTACGATAAAGTCACACCCATTTCCCATTCTGCTGTTGAGGAGCTGAGCATTTACCTGCttcaaaaacaccaacaaccatatccacacccagaaatatttaattttacTTCCCACTCAAGATGCACAAATGGTGAGCGGGTCTCCATACAGAGGTTGTTTTTGTCCCCCAGGTACAGTAAAGTGTGTTTCTGAAGAAATGATACAAGTTTCCATCGGCTGAATGTCACATCTTTGGTTTCTGGGACAGATGTTTTGGTTTTCAAACAAGGAGAATACACCCgctgttttaaaaatatgaattgtatattaaACCTaagtttaagaaaaaaaaagaagaggaccGATGATAAAAATAACTGTACAAAGACTTCACAATACAAGAAAAGATGAAGAATTGACTCGGTGCAGTGTTTCTCACAGGTTAGTTATTTGTGGGACAGAGCTTTAACGCCCAACGCTTAAAAGCTGactgcaaaacattttaaatctctgcACTCACCAGCTAAACAGTGACTTTTCATTTAATTCAACTTGGGATATGACGATATTGGGCTCAGGTAAAAGCATCAACAGATACATAAAGAATGAATGCCATAGAACTATCTTTTATTATCTAGTTTGACAAGTTTTCCAGTGTCAAATATTGatacatttctgacatttcGCTAGCTATGACTAACGTCTCACTCCCGTTTGATGAGATGAAGTAGGGAGCCATCTTGCTTCTTTCTCATCTTGGTTTTGagttgcacatgtgcagtacagATAGGAGACGTACCGAACGCATAGCGAGTGATATTGTATCAGTGGAGGGCCAATGAGCCGATAACTGATATAACGTCGGTGCATTAACTCTCGTACTTGCCAAATTGGACCCAGATTTTCCGAGGCATACTTGTTCCGATAACCATACCAATATCTGTACAGCTCTACACGATTCTGGGAAGTTTTATAAATCAGTTTTCACTTAAAACTTAATTTACAGACttctaaaaaggaaaacaattttGTGTAGAGGCAGATCCATGTGGGTGGGCtgctcaaaaagaaaaactaaaatttAGAAAACTCTGGAATATAAGCGTGCTGAAAGGTCACTCCGGCATACCTGAAAGAGTGTCATGTACCtacaaaaaaacagcatcagCGGGGATGTGAGCTTAAGATCGACCTGATACGTCCCTTCAGCGCCGTTCATCATGTCGAAGCATACCATGCAGACGCTTGTGCTCTTTAAGGGACATGACCAAAATAATTTAGGGGAAAGCAACAGGGAGCGGTAACgcaacacacattcatacagtcGCACAGTTAAATGCTTACAAGCACAAAGCATaacacacaaatcaaacaaactCCCTGTGATGTCAACAGAGAAAACCTGGTTATCCGGTAATTATTAAAGTCGACTTGTGGTGAAAATATTTGCAGAGTAACCTTATAGAGCAGCAGAGTTCTAGCAGACAAGAATAGGACGGCTCTATAACTGAATCTTTATTCACTCTGTACTCTTCCACCATGACATCAATGGACCTCATCTAGAGAAATTGACTCAACAACTTGACACAACAAGTGGAAGATTTGTTTTTAAGCCAGAAACTGTCGAAGGGATGACAAACCTAATTGAAGCAAAAACATACTGGATTTGATTTAAAACCAACAAATCAACCACCAACTTATCATCACCGTTGTGTTGATGCACTGTTGGGACTTGCCAACAAGAAACGTTAAACAGCCATAAGAGCGAGTCTTACTATAGGACTCCCACGTCTGGTTACATAATACAACTCTAAATCCGGTGGAAACGTGGGCTGGTttgtaatataaatacataaatagaaaGGTTAGCTGGCTCTCCTGGGCAGCACAAGAGTCGTTGCCAACAATTGTTTCCTGTGTCGGTTAGAAAAGCTTTATCAGTGCGGCTTTACCAGCACCACTCACTGCTCTGTAGCTGACCCAGCAGTCTGCAGTAAGGACCTCCACGGTGGTGGGGTCAGACAAGACCCCCTCCTGGGCCCAATTAACTGTTACATGAATCTCATTACTGAGAGCAAGAGAAAGGGATAGAGAAACGCGCAGGTGCTACGAGAGTCTCATTATCCAAGTGTAAACGTGGCATTGTAAATGAACATGACCTGCTCATATTCATAGCCAACTCCGGTGGCGTAGACACAAACATGTACACTTACACTTTGTAGTCAATTGGTAACACAGCTGCTACTCGGTCTAAAAGTACCTGGTCATGCAACTTGTTCACTTACTTTCCAATCCTGACCCTGAGGGCTTTATTAGCTCATCCTCGTCCAGTCTGAACGTGAATGACGACTACAGTGTACAACAAACACTTCGTGGAGCATGTGACGAACTTGCTGAACCCGGACGAGCCGTCATGTGACTGCGAGTTAAATGACAGGAGGGGGAACCAGGGCAGAGCTCAACAGATATCCGCCGCTAACTAACCCGCACTGAGCGGTTACGGAGTGTGTGGTGTTCACTAGTAGAGGCAGAGTCAACGACAGACGAACGTTGAGCTCTACGGGTGATGTTGTGTGAGCGAGCCGGGCGGCTGTCAACCAGGAAAGAGCGGTCAGCAGCGGTCCTAGCAAGACAAGCTAACAGCCGCGACTCGAATACAAACACGCGACCCCCCCGTCCCGCGAGCGAGCGTGCGAGGCGGCGGAATGTGAACATGTTAGTTGAACGGCTGAGTCGTTAGTACGCAACCGAAGAAAACCGCCTAGCTACGCCCCTCCATACCTTGAAAGCCTGGCTGAGCTGTAATACGGTATTCGCTTCGAGTTCGTCCGTACCGGATTTAACGGGATGCTGTCAGCCATCTTGGCTGGGCAGTACACATCCTGACGTCACGATTTATGATGCGTTCGCTTACGCTGACCAAATATTGTAACAATGACTTTCGCTATGAGAAGTACTGTGACGCTAAGATTAAATGGCATAAATAGCATAAATggtgtattttaaatgttctctcCGTTGTTCTATCACCTTAGCACAACGTAGCGCTTGTGCAACGGATTTCTGAAACAAGCCAAATAAACCGCAAATGTTGCTTCTTACCAGAATTGGCTTAATTTAATGTAACACTACGGGGTTTCCGCTTTCCGAGAATCGACGAATGCAGCATAAACTATCCGTTGACAACGAATTTAAAGCAGATAACCAATTGGCTGAATGCTGATTAAGACAGTAAGATGCGGTTGAAAgctaatataataatgtatcctttattaatcccacagtggggaaattaatctctgcatttaacccatccttagtaatGAAGGAACAGTGGACTGCAGTATAAGTGAACCTTTGAGTTGAGAACAGTTTGAAAAACAAGTTATAGGCCTTCGTTAAACCCACCCATATTCTTACCAACCAAGAAGTCTAAAGCTAAACATGTTTGtcttactttgtttatttttcatttagtACCAGataatattcaaaataaatcagcttatttagtttttccatTGGTGCGTCTCCCAAACAGAAACTGCAATTTCCTTATAAACTTGAAAAGCGTCCACTTTCTGATGTGTTCCCGATAACTGGTGCTGTGAGGATGAGTATTCCTTCACTGAGATGAACAGCAGGAGGGGCATGTGTTTATATCATAAAAATTGGGAAggaatatttgaataaaaaatgaaaaaacaatgatGCAAAATGGATTCCTGCTTTTGCAAACTGAAAACCGATTGCACCCAAACTTATTATTATAACTAAAAGTAGTATTACCATTGCTGCTGGCCTAAAACAAGAACATACAATataacaaatacacaacaaaaaaaacatattaacaaATGCACATTGTCTCTGAGTGCATGTCTGTACATGTCTGACCGCTCCTGTTTAACTTTATGCAGAAGTTGTTTGCAGAAAAAATAATTGCTTTCATGAAGCATAAGTAAGCATAAGAGGTTAAGTTGGCAAAATCAGTTGAAGCTAAATTAAATGACTTTCTATTCGACAGAACTTTGTATGcaatattaaatgtgtgaaataaCATCAAGACACGTCAGCTCTTTTCAGTGTATAAACAGAGTGAGGAAGTGAATTGAACATACAGACTGTTCTAGTTTTTATTCGGGTCCAACATTCACAACTGGTAATTGTGGGTATGAATGAGCATGTTTTGTGCTTTGCACCCGCTAGCAGCATTGGGCAGCTGTCCGGAGGAGATAACAGACTCTTTGCATTATTGATTTGAACATATGTCCCCTTCTTCAGAGCAACCATACGTCTCAGCACCGTAGGAATTTTCAGGTACAAGTTAACCGACTTATTtatgagaacaaaaaaaattcacaaatgACGGCAAAGTAAAATAGTCCCATGTGAATAACCTCAATtcataaaaagtttttttttaagtctatatataatacataagaACAAACAAGATgatttacaaatattttaatGTCCATAATAGATTGCATAAGTATCAAGTCTCCATTCATCTTTTCAATTGATTCCAATTTCGTTGCTGTCATCGATGAGCATAGAAAAATGCCTATTATTTCCCAGGTCCATGCCTGTCTTGGTTAGACTGGTCATTGGACTTCCTGCGGCGCTCACTCTGTTCATGCCTGCAGTCAGAGGGTGCAGCTGAGAGATGCTTCTGTTCTGGATCACTGAGATCTCGTTGTTCTTGGTGGCCAGGCTGTTAGCGATGGCCGTGGCGTAGCGGTTCCAAAATCCAGGGTCTACGTCCATCGCTCGAGCTGCCAGGTCCTTCTGAAACATCTCTCCGAACTTCGCCGCCTCCCCGCTCAGCAGGGCCATGGGGTTCTCTACCGACAGCCGCCGGCCTCTCCTGGCCGGTGCGTTGTTCCACATGTGAGTCCCCATATGGACCTGAAAACGACACGCAAAGATGTTAGATTTGGTGGATGCTTTTGTTTCAAAAGGCGAGCATGTTTAGCACGGGATATTACaacaaataattacaaaaactCAAACTGAATTTCAGATCCATTTGTTTGACTTGGACCGATCTTTCATTGGCATCTGTGTTTACAAGATCAGATTAGTTGAttcattaaacaaaagaaaattaattagcGAGAATTAAAAAAGATGCCAAATATTTGTAGGTTTCCATCTTCTCAAAGGTAAAGATGTTCTGCTATTCTTCGTCTTATTATATGATAGTGAGCTGAAATATCGTCGGGTTTTGGCCGGACGgttttgacaaaacaaacaatttgaaaatgtcactttgagaaattattttttaaattattttctgatatttgatgacaataaaacaataacatgtcTAACATAACCAGCAAACTAATCAAtaagagaaaaataattgtaaattgCAGCCCTGTTTTTAGACAATTGTGGTGAATAGCTGACACACTAAAGATGTGGGAAAATAATCATATAGATTTGGAAAGACCTTTTTTGCTTTAGTTATCTAGATCTATATGTTGTAAAATTTCTGATAAAAGGGTTCTGTGTTTCAAAAGGAAGTTTAACGGCAGTTTAAATTCACAAACGTGctttactttctcttttccttctggACTTTTTCCCTGGGAAGACACGGAACGCTTTTAATGCGAGACAACATGTGAATACTGAAGGACATTTCCAGGAGGTGTGGTCTAATCCACAATACAACGCAACGCAGAAATACACCCACTAAACCTAttaatgattcatttattatttaccaCTATACCACTAAATATATCCATCAGCTTGAATCCAGacagcacaaaaaaacatctttatctACCTTCAGATTGCCTTTCGTGGTGAAAGCTCTGCCGCAGATAGAGCACACGAACGGTTTCTCTCCGGTGTGCGTGCGCTCGTGGATCTGCAGAGCGCTGGCTGACGAGAAGTTCTTCCCGCAGGCGTTGCAGTTGTGCTGCTTCGGCGTTCGCCGGGGAGGCGCGGGGCCGAGCAGGGAGGCCATCCCCGGGCTGCCGACTGACTGGTAGGCCGGGGGGATGTGCACGCTGAATGGTGGGTGCTGCCCTTCGGACGGGTTGAGTTGGTGACCGTTCATCTCGGCTTTTATCAGGCCCGACGACGTGCTGGAAACCAGGCTGGGAATGCTGTGACCTGCAGCTGAAAATTAAAGTTTTCCTCCCTTTAGAATGTAACATCATTGACATCctcaaaacaacacattgaaTGAACTTCAGCAGGCCGCGTCAATTCTTACTTAAGTAGCACAACAGGGTTAAAGTACCTCTTTCTCTGCTCAGCCGGAACGACATACAATAAGGAGTCTCCTCTTTCACACAGAGCTTGCTGGCCTGTATTCCTCTCAGCTCTTGGGCCGCTGCTGATGCAGAGGTAGGAGACTCCGATTGCTCTCTCTTCACCGATGCCGCCAAAGGCTCTTGGGGCTCTGGCCTGTTGCTGCTCACTGCAGAGGATTTCATGGTCACGCCCTCTGAACTGCTTTGCACTGGGGACCCTGATACACGAGGGGAACAGGAGGACTCCGAAACATTCGGGCTGCAATACTCTGGCCTTTTCTCCGATAGCGAGCATTTAATGTAGTGCTCGCCGCTGTCATTGAAACCATTTGTCAGGGGTTTTATGCCGAAGGAGTGGTTTAGGCTTAAAGTGGAATCAATCATCCTCATTTGGTTCTCCAGTGCGGCGATACTCGAAACAATGCTGGTGGACTTAGGAGGAGAATTACATTCAAAGATCAAGGGTTTGGATGGATTTACAACCTCCTCCATGTTTtctacctcctcttcctcgtcctcgtcgtcaTCCTCCATTGAGATGTCATCAATGAGGTCATTGTCGTTGCTGCTGAGGCTGTCGAAGCTCCTCTCGTTGAGGGAGGCGTCGCCGTCCATCTCCTGGAGCCCGTCCACCAGGGTGGAGTCCGGAATCTGCCCCACCATGTGCATACGGATATGCTGCTGGAGGACAACGGCGTTGGTGAACTTCTTCTGGCAAATGGGACACGAGTGTTGCACCTGAACGGGGGCATCTTCTCGGTGCACACTGACGTGCGTCTTCAGGTTGCCCTTGGTGGTGAAAGCCCTGCCACACACTTTGCATTTGTAGGGCCTCTCGCCGGTGTGAATGCGGTAGTGCATCTTCAGCGCACTCTGACAGCTGAGGACGCGATGACAGAGGACGCACTGGTTGGGATCTGTGATCTTTTTGTCGATGttctccaccagctgctggagTTTTGAGGTTTCGGATGTTTGCATAAAGTCCAGGAAGCCACCGGTTGGGAATTTAGCTTCGTCAGAGCTGAACGAGAGGGCCGGGGAGTGGGAGACAGGGGACGCCGAGGGGACGAGTTCAGGCGTGATGGCCAAGGACGGGATCGTTGTGCTGGTTGCCTCTGTTACTGGGTTGACTCTCGGTCTCAGGGAGCAGTTCTGGGGCAGGTGCACCCCCTCTGTTTGCAGTATATTGGACGCTTCTGTCTCACGATGGGACTTTGGAGACGGTGAAACAGGAGAGAGATGAGCCTCGCTGCCCCTGTGGTTGGGTGACAAAGATACACATTCACCAAGAGCTGGCTGGTAGGGAGATTTAACGGATGGTGTTACGCTTATAGGGTCATTTGAGCCGCCGATGCTGGTAATAGTGGAGGAAAGCGGAAGGCCCATGGTGGCCGGCAGAGTGGCTACAACAGGTTTGCTCTCCAGCCATGAAGAGGCGGGTTTTTCTGCAGGGAAGGACATTCCGTAGGGAATCCCAGAACTTGTTGGCACATTGTCCAGATACTCTGGCACCGGGTAAGGGTTCATCTGAACGTGAGGATACTTCTCTTTATGCCTCTGGAAGTGCACCTTTAAGTTCCCTTTTGTGGAGAAGCGATTTCCGCAGATGTTGCACTTGAAGGGCCGCTCTCCTGTATGGGAGCGCAGGTGGATCTGCAGAGCGCTGTCGCTGCCAAACACTTTGGCACAGAACCTGCATTTATGCTTGAAGAAGGGCTCCTCTGGGCTGGGCTTAGTTTCGAACAAGGGAACGCTGGGCAGCTTGCCCTTCCTGTGCTTCATCAGGGCAGCGAGGGGGTCAAGTGCGTTGGCTGTGGCGGCGATGCTCGCTAAGGGATTGGGGAAAATGACGCCGTTGGGGGGGCTCTGAGGTAGAAATGGGAAGCTGGAGGATGAGCTGAGGAGGCCGCTCTGCCCCAGGCGGAGCGGGCTGGAGGAGCTCAGTGTCTGAGGACAGCTCATGCTGCCGGTGTGCGAGCCTGCGTAAGGAGGCAGTAACGTGCCGCTCCTGCAGCTGGAGAGCGGCGGGGTTGAATTTTCCGACG from Cyclopterus lumpus isolate fCycLum1 chromosome 11, fCycLum1.pri, whole genome shotgun sequence harbors:
- the sall3b gene encoding sal-like protein 3b, translating into MSRRKQAKPQHLRPEEEATRGGLLRASGIMEGMEREEIDGRRHSSEDTYICDKCCAEFFTWTKLSEHQKVCTEEPLVLIVKGDDGMPAPEESPVGPSPVPSGAFSDSSVDSATDGSFELRETLTNDNVSLDNLKDGVERDEAMELERDKYVTTSSPRPPDAAESGGPSVPSTNVTLEILHSTRVAVAQFSQGIGAGGTAGKAATTAIPVILEHLLALQQQQVHQLQLIEQICSQVAIMNRQPTQVALNPVSRSLSLAPNPFPSQGIAPPPILPLSGTMPSAVNGQAAVSLSSMLEKSYGLPSQTVCGQSTFRDVTCTSAPSENSTPPLSSCRSGTLLPPYAGSHTGSMSCPQTLSSSSPLRLGQSGLLSSSSSFPFLPQSPPNGVIFPNPLASIAATANALDPLAALMKHRKGKLPSVPLFETKPSPEEPFFKHKCRFCAKVFGSDSALQIHLRSHTGERPFKCNICGNRFSTKGNLKVHFQRHKEKYPHVQMNPYPVPEYLDNVPTSSGIPYGMSFPAEKPASSWLESKPVVATLPATMGLPLSSTITSIGGSNDPISVTPSVKSPYQPALGECVSLSPNHRGSEAHLSPVSPSPKSHRETEASNILQTEGVHLPQNCSLRPRVNPVTEATSTTIPSLAITPELVPSASPVSHSPALSFSSDEAKFPTGGFLDFMQTSETSKLQQLVENIDKKITDPNQCVLCHRVLSCQSALKMHYRIHTGERPYKCKVCGRAFTTKGNLKTHVSVHREDAPVQVQHSCPICQKKFTNAVVLQQHIRMHMVGQIPDSTLVDGLQEMDGDASLNERSFDSLSSNDNDLIDDISMEDDDEDEEEEVENMEEVVNPSKPLIFECNSPPKSTSIVSSIAALENQMRMIDSTLSLNHSFGIKPLTNGFNDSGEHYIKCSLSEKRPEYCSPNVSESSCSPRVSGSPVQSSSEGVTMKSSAVSSNRPEPQEPLAASVKREQSESPTSASAAAQELRGIQASKLCVKEETPYCMSFRLSRERAAGHSIPSLVSSTSSGLIKAEMNGHQLNPSEGQHPPFSVHIPPAYQSVGSPGMASLLGPAPPRRTPKQHNCNACGKNFSSASALQIHERTHTGEKPFVCSICGRAFTTKGNLKVHMGTHMWNNAPARRGRRLSVENPMALLSGEAAKFGEMFQKDLAARAMDVDPGFWNRYATAIANSLATKNNEISVIQNRSISQLHPLTAGMNRVSAAGSPMTSLTKTGMDLGNNRHFSMLIDDSNEIGIN